The following coding sequences are from one Paenibacillus sp. FSL R5-0912 window:
- a CDS encoding amidohydrolase family protein, with protein MREIYSADVLYTQDEFKKNGALLVENGIIADVGEREELLRRYPDARHIPWEGRAIVPGTVNSHNHSFQSLLRGIAIDKPFLEWRDRALYKYTPLLDEEAIYTGALLAFGEMLRYGITTVCDFFYVHNGGTTYDEAVIRAAGDLGIRLVFARTMYDWTGAPLAYRETVPEAVERTRLLAKKYQGNPMVTVHPAPHSPHAASSEMIKAGHKLAMELDTPFHIHVAEEIFEVEEIQRDYGLRPVHYLDSLGVLDERMIAIHLVWLEESEIELIGARHGSLAYCPSSNMFLADGVTRIPDLLKAGVRVTLGTDGGCSNNRISVYEEMRMCALLQKVSRLDGTCITAGEVYRMGTRSAGGILRLPVGSLETGQYADFAALDLHDLSLAPKRELFANMVYAMQPGAIRTVVVGGKVVFEQGKIQTVSDSSIGRRVDQWFEKCAKLE; from the coding sequence AGAATGGCGCGCTGTTGGTAGAGAACGGGATAATTGCGGATGTGGGAGAGCGTGAGGAGCTGCTGCGCCGCTATCCCGACGCCAGGCACATCCCCTGGGAGGGCAGAGCTATCGTTCCCGGCACCGTTAATTCACATAATCACTCCTTCCAGAGCCTGCTGCGCGGGATTGCAATTGATAAGCCGTTTCTGGAATGGCGGGATCGGGCCCTGTACAAGTACACGCCGCTTCTCGATGAAGAAGCCATCTATACCGGTGCGCTGCTTGCTTTCGGGGAGATGCTGCGCTACGGAATCACGACAGTCTGCGATTTCTTCTATGTGCATAACGGCGGAACTACCTATGATGAAGCCGTAATCCGGGCTGCGGGTGATCTGGGTATCCGGCTTGTATTTGCCCGTACCATGTATGACTGGACCGGGGCGCCGCTGGCTTACCGGGAGACGGTTCCGGAGGCTGTGGAGCGTACCCGGTTATTAGCCAAGAAGTATCAGGGCAATCCCATGGTTACGGTGCATCCGGCTCCGCATAGTCCGCATGCGGCTTCATCGGAGATGATTAAGGCCGGGCATAAGCTGGCCATGGAGCTGGATACACCTTTTCACATTCATGTGGCGGAAGAAATATTCGAGGTTGAAGAGATCCAGCGTGACTATGGCCTGCGGCCTGTGCATTATCTGGATTCCCTGGGCGTGCTCGACGAGCGGATGATTGCAATTCATCTGGTCTGGCTGGAAGAATCCGAGATTGAGCTAATCGGTGCTAGACACGGGTCACTGGCGTATTGCCCGTCCAGCAACATGTTCCTGGCTGACGGTGTGACCCGTATTCCCGACCTGCTGAAGGCAGGCGTCAGAGTAACACTCGGGACCGACGGAGGCTGCAGCAACAACCGGATCAGTGTGTATGAGGAGATGCGCATGTGCGCGCTGCTGCAGAAGGTCAGCCGGCTGGACGGCACCTGCATCACCGCCGGGGAGGTGTACCGTATGGGCACCCGGAGTGCCGGTGGGATTCTACGGCTGCCGGTGGGCTCGCTCGAAACCGGGCAGTACGCCGACTTCGCGGCGCTCGACCTTCATGATCTGTCACTGGCACCTAAGCGGGAATTGTTCGCGAACATGGTCTATGCGATGCAGCCGGGAGCGATCCGGACAGTAGTCGTGGGCGGGAAGGTGGTTTTTGAGCAAGGAAAGATTCAGACCGTGTCCGATTCGTCTATCGGCCGGCGGGTAGACCAATGGTTTGAGAAATGCGCGAAGCTGGAGTAG
- a CDS encoding ZIP family metal transporter, with amino-acid sequence MASALLGSFLSAMATVLGVIPILFVKRLSELWKDVLVAFTAGIMVSATTFGLMPQAIKESGIIALTLGLITGVLLLDLIESHIPHIDVENKPGLSNLDSKALLVMIALFIHNIPEGLSTGFSYASEQASLGPMVAIAIGAQNMPEGLILAVFLMNARATRRKALTIAALTGLMEMVSAVIGYFTASYVQNVVGYGLAFAAGAMLFIVYKELIPESHGHGYERPSTYSFIFGLLAMVYITTFFGG; translated from the coding sequence TTGGCGAGTGCACTTCTAGGCAGCTTTTTATCTGCAATGGCTACGGTGCTTGGCGTGATTCCCATCCTGTTCGTGAAGCGGCTGTCAGAGCTGTGGAAGGATGTTCTGGTTGCCTTCACCGCCGGAATTATGGTGTCAGCGACCACCTTCGGGCTGATGCCGCAGGCGATCAAAGAGTCGGGAATCATCGCCCTTACGCTTGGCTTGATTACCGGGGTGCTTCTGCTTGATCTGATCGAGAGTCATATTCCGCATATTGATGTGGAGAACAAGCCCGGTCTCAGTAATCTGGATTCCAAAGCGCTGCTCGTGATGATCGCGCTGTTCATCCATAATATTCCCGAGGGGCTCAGTACGGGCTTCAGCTATGCGAGTGAACAGGCAAGCCTGGGTCCCATGGTGGCTATTGCAATCGGAGCCCAGAATATGCCGGAAGGCCTGATCCTGGCAGTGTTTCTGATGAATGCCCGCGCGACCCGGCGCAAGGCATTGACTATTGCTGCCCTGACCGGCCTGATGGAGATGGTGTCTGCGGTTATCGGGTATTTTACAGCCAGCTATGTGCAGAATGTAGTCGGTTACGGGCTGGCCTTCGCGGCCGGAGCGATGCTCTTCATTGTCTATAAGGAGCTGATCCCGGAGAGCCACGGCCACGGGTATGAGCGGCCTTCAACTTATTCGTTTATATTCGGCCTGCTGGCGATGGTGTATATTACAACGTTTTTTGGCGGATGA
- a CDS encoding aldo/keto reductase — MNTNRLGQSDLYVSSMGLGCMSLGTDEAKAAAIIHEALDHGINFLDTADLYDEGRNEEIVGQAIRHRRADVILATKVGNRRIPGQEGWSWDASKAYIRSAVKESLRRLQTDYIDLYQLHGGTLEDEIDETIEAFEELKQEGVIRYYGISSIRPNVIREYVQRSGIVSVMSQYSILDRRPEESILPLLAREGISLIARGPLASGILTEHGRSKAKRAYLDYTAAELSELHGQLMQQTTLTRTLTQTALQYPLAEPAVAAIIPGASSLAQLRQNVASAASPPLSALELEAVRKVSKAGRYTLHL; from the coding sequence ATGAACACTAACCGTTTGGGACAATCTGATTTATATGTAAGCTCTATGGGCCTCGGCTGTATGTCGCTAGGGACGGATGAGGCGAAGGCTGCTGCTATTATTCACGAGGCGCTTGATCACGGAATCAATTTCCTGGATACCGCCGATCTCTACGATGAAGGCCGCAATGAGGAAATCGTCGGCCAGGCGATCCGGCACCGCCGTGCAGATGTAATTCTGGCCACCAAAGTGGGCAACCGCAGAATTCCCGGTCAAGAGGGCTGGAGCTGGGATGCTTCCAAAGCCTATATCCGCTCGGCGGTGAAAGAAAGTCTGCGCAGGCTGCAGACCGATTATATCGATCTGTATCAGCTGCATGGGGGAACACTGGAGGATGAGATTGACGAGACGATCGAAGCCTTTGAGGAGCTGAAGCAGGAAGGGGTCATCCGCTATTACGGGATTTCCTCCATCCGGCCGAATGTCATCCGGGAATATGTGCAGCGCTCAGGAATTGTCAGCGTGATGAGCCAGTACAGCATTCTCGACAGACGCCCGGAGGAGAGTATCCTTCCGCTGCTGGCCCGGGAGGGCATCAGCCTGATTGCGCGGGGACCGCTGGCCAGCGGCATCCTGACAGAACATGGCCGCAGCAAGGCGAAGCGGGCATATCTGGACTATACTGCCGCGGAGCTGTCAGAGCTGCACGGCCAGCTGATGCAGCAGACTACCCTCACCCGTACCTTGACACAGACAGCGCTGCAGTATCCGCTGGCCGAGCCGGCCGTTGCCGCTATTATTCCCGGAGCGAGCAGCCTTGCGCAGCTGCGGCAGAATGTTGCATCCGCTGCCTCACCGCCGCTCTCTGCGCTTGAGCTAGAGGCTGTCCGTAAGGTGAGCAAGGCAGGACGGTATACACTGCACTTGTAG